One stretch of Tenacibaculum sp. MAR_2010_89 DNA includes these proteins:
- the lpxA gene encoding acyl-ACP--UDP-N-acetylglucosamine O-acyltransferase → MNQPLAYVHPQAKIARNVVIEPFTTIHANVEIGSGTWIGSNVTIMEGARIGKNCRIFPGSVVSAIPQDLKFDDEETTVIIGDNVTIRECVTINRGTSDRMKTVIGNNCLIMAYCHIAHDCIVGDNCIFSNNTTLAGHVTVGDNVVLAGMVAVHQFASVGKHAFVTGGSLVRKDVPPFVKAAREPLSYVGINSVGLRRRGFSTEKIREIQDIYRILYQKNYNNTQGVEIIEAEMQATSERDEILQFVKDSHRGIMKGYFKAS, encoded by the coding sequence ATGAATCAACCTCTAGCATACGTACACCCTCAAGCAAAAATTGCAAGAAATGTAGTTATTGAACCTTTTACAACAATACATGCAAATGTAGAAATTGGATCAGGAACTTGGATAGGATCAAATGTTACTATAATGGAAGGAGCACGTATAGGTAAAAATTGTCGTATTTTCCCTGGGTCTGTAGTTTCTGCAATACCCCAAGATTTAAAGTTTGATGATGAAGAAACAACTGTTATTATAGGTGATAATGTTACTATAAGAGAGTGTGTAACCATAAACAGAGGAACTTCTGATAGAATGAAAACAGTTATAGGTAATAATTGTTTAATAATGGCATATTGCCATATTGCACATGACTGTATTGTTGGTGATAATTGTATTTTTTCTAATAATACTACATTAGCTGGGCATGTAACAGTAGGAGATAATGTTGTATTAGCAGGAATGGTAGCAGTTCATCAATTTGCTTCTGTAGGAAAGCATGCTTTTGTAACAGGAGGGTCATTAGTTAGAAAGGATGTACCACCTTTTGTTAAGGCTGCACGTGAACCTTTGTCATATGTAGGAATTAATTCAGTAGGTTTAAGAAGAAGAGGTTTTTCAACAGAAAAAATAAGAGAGATACAGGATATTTATAGAATTTTGTATCAGAAAAATTATAATAATACTCAAGGAGTTGAGATCATTGAAGCTGAAATGCAAGCAACTTCTGAAAGAGATGAAATTTTACAATTTGTAAAAGATTCTCATAGAGGTATCATGAAAGGATATTTTAAAGCGAGTTAA
- a CDS encoding UDP-3-O-(3-hydroxymyristoyl)glucosamine N-acyltransferase, whose amino-acid sequence MKFKKAQTLEQIATLLNIEYVGEKNFTITGINEIHVVEKGDIVFVDHPKYYDKALKSKATTVLINKKVECPEGKSLLISDDPFRDFNKIIKYFNPFIASKTIVSETSIIGEGTIIQPNVFIGENVSIGKNCIIHPNVTIYSNCSIGDNVTIHANTVIGADAFYYKNRPEGFDKLISGGTVILENNVDLGASCTIDRGVTGNTTIKEGTKIDNQVHIGHDTVVGKKCLIASQTGIAGCVIIEDEVTIWGQVGTNSGITIGKGAVILGQTGVTKSIKGGKSYFGTPISESREKLKEIAEIKRFLKEQKKK is encoded by the coding sequence ATGAAATTTAAAAAAGCACAAACTTTAGAGCAAATAGCTACATTATTAAATATTGAATATGTTGGCGAAAAAAACTTTACTATAACAGGAATCAATGAAATTCATGTTGTAGAAAAAGGTGATATTGTTTTCGTTGATCATCCTAAGTACTATGATAAAGCTTTAAAGTCAAAAGCAACTACTGTTTTAATTAATAAAAAGGTAGAATGTCCTGAAGGAAAATCGTTATTGATTTCTGATGATCCTTTTCGTGATTTTAATAAAATAATAAAGTATTTTAACCCTTTTATAGCTTCAAAAACAATTGTTTCAGAAACTTCAATAATAGGAGAGGGGACAATAATTCAACCAAATGTTTTTATCGGAGAAAATGTTTCTATAGGTAAAAATTGTATAATTCACCCTAATGTAACAATTTATAGCAATTGTAGTATAGGTGATAATGTAACGATCCATGCTAATACTGTTATAGGAGCAGATGCTTTTTATTATAAAAACAGGCCAGAAGGATTTGATAAGTTAATTTCAGGAGGAACTGTTATTCTTGAAAATAATGTAGATTTAGGAGCATCATGTACTATAGATAGAGGAGTAACAGGTAATACTACTATTAAAGAAGGTACAAAAATTGACAACCAAGTTCATATTGGTCATGATACTGTTGTTGGAAAAAAATGTTTAATAGCCTCACAAACTGGGATTGCAGGTTGCGTAATAATAGAAGATGAAGTAACTATTTGGGGGCAAGTTGGTACAAATAGCGGAATTACCATTGGTAAAGGAGCTGTTATTCTAGGACAAACAGGAGTAACTAAATCTATTAAAGGTGGTAAATCGTATTTTGGAACCCCAATTTCAGAGTCTAGAGAAAAGTTAAAAGAGATCGCAGAAATTAAACGTTTCTTAAAAGAACAAAAAAAGAAATAA
- the tsaE gene encoding tRNA (adenosine(37)-N6)-threonylcarbamoyltransferase complex ATPase subunit type 1 TsaE yields the protein MDKNYSLKEIPLIAEEVIKNLQNKIVLFQGEMGVGKTTLIKEICKVLGVEDVAHSPTFSLVNEYHTNNNGIVYHFDFYRIETEEEAYDMGIEDYLYSNQLCLIEWPENVKNLLPLEATTIQLSLLESGERNIQLKTN from the coding sequence ATGGATAAAAATTATTCTTTAAAAGAAATACCTTTAATAGCTGAAGAAGTTATTAAAAATTTACAAAACAAAATAGTTTTATTTCAAGGTGAAATGGGCGTTGGTAAAACTACTTTAATCAAAGAAATTTGTAAGGTCTTAGGAGTTGAAGATGTGGCTCACTCCCCTACTTTTTCATTAGTAAATGAATATCATACTAATAATAATGGAATTGTATATCATTTTGATTTTTATAGAATTGAAACAGAAGAGGAGGCATACGATATGGGAATAGAAGATTATTTATACAGTAATCAATTGTGTTTAATTGAATGGCCTGAAAATGTTAAAAATTTGCTACCTTTAGAAGCTACTACTATTCAACTTTCATTATTGGAAAGTGGTGAACGTAATATTCAACTAAAAACTAACTAA
- a CDS encoding DUF1287 domain-containing protein codes for MRKTFFFILLFTLCLNIFSQNQYDKLSKAAMKLTEQKVTYDPSYFSISYPNGDTPKDKGVCTDVVIRTYRILGIDLQKEIHLDMKSNFNLYPKIWGLRKTDTNIDHRRVPNLMTFFKRKGTIKTNSTNAKDYLPGDIVCWNLHGGVTHIGIVVNKKSNNKKRFMIVHNIGAGQILEDCLFNFKIIGHYRYKN; via the coding sequence ATGAGAAAAACATTTTTTTTTATTTTATTATTTACTTTATGTTTAAACATTTTTTCTCAAAACCAATACGACAAACTCAGTAAAGCTGCCATGAAGTTAACTGAACAAAAAGTAACTTATGATCCTAGCTATTTTTCAATATCTTATCCCAATGGGGATACTCCTAAAGATAAAGGTGTTTGTACAGACGTAGTTATTCGTACCTATAGAATTCTTGGTATTGATTTACAAAAAGAAATTCATCTAGATATGAAATCTAATTTTAATCTATACCCAAAAATCTGGGGATTAAGAAAAACTGACACCAACATTGACCATAGAAGGGTTCCAAATTTAATGACATTTTTTAAACGAAAGGGCACTATAAAAACAAATTCTACAAATGCTAAAGATTATCTTCCTGGAGATATTGTTTGTTGGAATTTACATGGAGGAGTTACTCATATTGGGATAGTTGTTAATAAAAAATCAAATAATAAAAAACGTTTTATGATTGTTCATAACATAGGTGCTGGCCAAATACTTGAAGATTGCTTATTTAATTTTAAAATTATTGGTCATTATAGATATAAAAACTAA
- a CDS encoding bifunctional response regulator/alkaline phosphatase family protein: MRNIDILWVDDEIDLLKPHILFLEKKNYKVTSCTNGTDAIDLVNEENFDIVFLDENMPGITGLETLAAIKQINANLPVVMITKSEEEYIMEEAIGSKIADYLIKPVNPNQILLSLKKNLDHSRLVSEKTTSSYQQEFRKISMDLAMVNTYDDWTDLYKKLVHWELELENINDTGMLEILESQKTEANTQFFKFIKKNYQDWLTNDDKPTFSHTLFKDYIIPNLSEDQGVLWVVIDNLRYDQYRVLEPFINNYYKKEEEHSYYSILPTATQYARNAIFSGLMPSEMEKLHPEFWKNDTDEGGKNLYESDFLTSQIQRLNLSLQHEYYKIVSLKSGKDLADNYNGTKQNDLTVIVYNFVDMLSHAKTEMEVIKELAGDDKAYRSLTVSWFKNSPLYEIIQKAQKLGQKLIITTDHGTINSKTPTKVIGDKNISSNLRYKTGRSLSYEDKDVFAVKNPKDIFLPSVAINSPFIFAKEDLFFAYPNNYNHFVKYYKNTYQHGGISLEEIIIPCGVYNPK; encoded by the coding sequence ATGCGAAATATAGATATACTTTGGGTTGATGATGAAATAGATTTACTAAAACCACACATTTTATTTTTAGAAAAGAAAAATTATAAAGTAACATCGTGTACTAACGGTACAGATGCTATAGACTTAGTAAACGAAGAAAATTTTGACATTGTTTTTTTAGATGAAAATATGCCAGGAATTACTGGTTTAGAAACTTTAGCTGCTATTAAACAAATAAACGCAAATCTTCCAGTAGTTATGATTACTAAAAGTGAAGAAGAGTATATTATGGAAGAAGCTATAGGTTCAAAAATTGCTGATTATCTAATTAAACCCGTGAACCCTAATCAAATACTATTAAGCTTAAAAAAGAATTTAGATCATTCTCGATTAGTATCAGAAAAAACTACTTCTAGTTACCAACAAGAATTTAGGAAAATCTCTATGGATTTAGCTATGGTTAATACATATGATGACTGGACTGATTTATACAAAAAACTTGTACATTGGGAACTTGAACTTGAAAACATTAACGATACTGGAATGCTTGAAATTTTAGAATCGCAAAAAACAGAAGCTAATACTCAGTTTTTCAAATTTATTAAGAAGAACTATCAGGATTGGTTAACTAATGATGATAAACCCACATTTTCTCACACACTTTTTAAAGATTACATTATACCTAATTTAAGTGAAGACCAAGGTGTTTTATGGGTTGTAATTGATAATCTTCGTTATGATCAATATCGAGTGTTAGAACCATTTATCAACAACTATTATAAAAAAGAAGAAGAACATTCATACTATAGTATTTTACCAACTGCTACTCAATATGCAAGAAATGCAATATTTTCAGGTTTAATGCCTTCTGAGATGGAAAAATTACATCCTGAATTTTGGAAAAATGATACTGATGAAGGTGGTAAAAACCTATATGAATCTGACTTTTTAACATCACAAATTCAACGTTTAAACTTATCATTACAGCACGAATACTACAAAATTGTTTCTTTAAAAAGTGGTAAAGATTTAGCTGATAATTATAATGGAACTAAACAAAATGATTTGACTGTGATAGTTTATAATTTTGTAGACATGCTTTCACATGCAAAAACAGAAATGGAAGTTATAAAAGAACTTGCAGGTGACGATAAAGCTTATAGATCATTAACTGTAAGTTGGTTCAAAAATTCACCTTTATATGAAATCATTCAAAAAGCACAAAAATTAGGACAAAAGTTAATTATTACTACTGATCATGGTACTATTAACTCTAAAACTCCTACCAAAGTAATTGGAGATAAAAATATTAGTTCTAACTTACGTTATAAAACAGGAAGAAGCTTAAGCTATGAAGATAAAGATGTTTTTGCTGTAAAAAATCCAAAAGATATTTTTTTACCATCTGTAGCTATAAACAGTCCTTTTATTTTCGCTAAAGAGGATTTATTTTTTGCTTATCCTAATAACTATAATCACTTTGTTAAATATTATAAAAATACGTATCAACATGGTGGTATCTCATTAGAAGAAATAATTATACCTTGTGGTGTTTACAATCCTAAATAA
- a CDS encoding bifunctional UDP-3-O-[3-hydroxymyristoyl] N-acetylglucosamine deacetylase/3-hydroxyacyl-ACP dehydratase codes for MSKKQTTIKNEITLSGVGLHTGNEVTMTFKPAPVNNGYSFVRVDLEGKPTIEAKAEYVTNTQRGTNLEKKGVQIQTSEHVLAAAVGLDIDNLIIEINASEPPIMDGSSKFFVEALETAGLVEQDAEIQEYVVKDIISFKDEESGSEIILMPADEYQVTTMVDFGTKILGTQNATLTKISDFKEEISAARTFSFLHEIEMLLENNLIKGGDLNNAIVYVDKELSDTTMEKLKKAFKKDNIAVKSNGILDNLNLHWANEAARHKLLDVIGDLALVGTRIKGKVIANKPGHLVNTLFAKKLAKIIKLEKRNNVPKYDLDQPPLMDIHQIMDILPHRPPFLLIDRIIELSDTHVVGMKNVTMNENFFVGHFPGAPVMPGVLQVEAMAQCGGVLVLNTVPDPENYLTYFMKMDNVKFKQKVLPGDTLTFKAELIGPIRRGICHMQSYAYANGKLVCEAELMAQISKVK; via the coding sequence ATGAGTAAAAAACAAACAACAATAAAGAATGAAATAACATTATCGGGTGTAGGGTTACATACTGGTAATGAGGTAACAATGACTTTTAAACCAGCGCCAGTAAATAACGGATATTCATTCGTTCGTGTTGATTTAGAAGGAAAGCCAACAATTGAAGCAAAAGCTGAGTATGTTACAAATACTCAAAGAGGGACTAATCTTGAGAAGAAAGGAGTGCAAATTCAAACTTCTGAACATGTTTTAGCAGCTGCAGTAGGTTTAGATATAGATAATTTAATTATTGAAATTAATGCTTCTGAACCACCAATAATGGATGGATCATCTAAATTTTTTGTAGAAGCTCTAGAAACTGCAGGATTAGTTGAGCAAGATGCTGAAATACAAGAATATGTAGTTAAAGATATAATATCTTTTAAAGATGAAGAATCTGGTAGTGAAATAATATTAATGCCAGCTGATGAATACCAAGTAACTACTATGGTAGATTTCGGAACTAAGATATTAGGTACCCAAAATGCTACATTAACTAAAATTTCTGATTTTAAAGAAGAGATTTCAGCAGCTAGAACATTTAGTTTTTTACATGAAATTGAAATGTTATTAGAAAACAACTTAATTAAAGGTGGAGATCTTAACAATGCTATTGTTTATGTTGATAAAGAGTTATCAGATACAACAATGGAAAAGTTAAAAAAGGCTTTTAAAAAGGATAATATAGCAGTTAAGTCAAATGGTATTTTAGATAATTTGAATTTGCATTGGGCAAATGAAGCAGCTAGGCATAAGTTATTAGATGTTATTGGTGATTTAGCACTTGTTGGAACTCGTATTAAAGGAAAAGTAATAGCTAATAAGCCTGGGCATTTAGTGAATACTCTTTTTGCAAAGAAGTTAGCTAAAATCATAAAGTTAGAAAAGCGAAACAATGTTCCTAAATATGATTTAGATCAACCTCCTTTAATGGATATCCACCAAATAATGGATATTTTACCGCATCGTCCACCATTTTTATTGATAGATAGAATTATTGAATTATCAGACACTCATGTTGTTGGGATGAAAAATGTAACAATGAATGAAAATTTCTTTGTTGGACATTTTCCTGGTGCACCGGTAATGCCTGGAGTTTTACAAGTTGAGGCAATGGCTCAATGTGGAGGAGTATTAGTTTTAAATACGGTTCCTGATCCAGAAAACTACTTAACTTATTTTATGAAAATGGATAATGTTAAGTTTAAACAGAAAGTATTACCAGGTGATACTTTAACATTTAAAGCAGAATTGATAGGACCAATACGTAGAGGTATTTGTCATATGCAATCTTATGCATATGCTAATGGTAAATTAGTATGTGAAGCCGAATTAATGGCTCAAATTTCTAAAGTGAAATAA
- the efp gene encoding elongation factor P codes for MATTSDIKNGLCMRYNNDIYKVVEFLHVKPGKGPAFVRTKLKSVTSGKVIDNTFPSGRKIDDVRVETHKFQYLYSEGETFHFMNQVDYSQITLEKSTLDAPDLMKEGEVVTIIINSEDDMPLSVDMPASVILEVTHTEPGVKGNTATNATKPATVETGARVNVPLFINEGDKIKIETTKGTYQERIKE; via the coding sequence ATGGCAACAACATCAGATATTAAAAACGGATTATGCATGAGATATAACAATGACATTTATAAAGTTGTTGAATTTTTGCATGTTAAGCCAGGAAAAGGACCTGCATTTGTTAGAACAAAATTAAAAAGTGTTACTAGTGGTAAAGTAATAGATAACACTTTCCCTTCAGGAAGAAAGATTGATGATGTTAGAGTTGAAACTCACAAATTCCAATATTTGTATAGTGAAGGTGAAACATTTCATTTTATGAATCAAGTTGACTATTCTCAAATTACATTAGAAAAAAGCACTTTAGATGCTCCAGATTTAATGAAAGAAGGAGAAGTTGTAACTATTATTATTAATTCAGAAGATGATATGCCTTTATCAGTAGATATGCCAGCAAGTGTTATCTTAGAAGTAACACATACTGAACCAGGTGTTAAAGGAAACACAGCAACGAATGCAACTAAGCCAGCTACAGTTGAAACTGGTGCAAGAGTAAATGTTCCTTTATTTATAAATGAAGGAGATAAAATAAAGATTGAAACGACTAAAGGTACATACCAAGAGCGTATAAAAGAATAA
- a CDS encoding alanine dehydrogenase, whose translation MSSISSPFTKEQLMPQPEMLEIKKQKGELFIGLPKETHFEEKRISLTPDAVSALVAHGHRIVVETGAGDGANYCDKEYSDAGAKISYDIKEVFACNIVLKVEPPSLDEIKMLNPQAVLISALQLKTQDKKYFEALAKKRITAIAFDYIKDDHGVYPIVKSLSEIAGIASMHIAAELMTTANGGNGLLLGNIGGVPPSDVVIIGAGTVGEFAAKSAIGLGARVKVFDNSITKLRKLQNCINTPIYTSTIQPKTLAKALMRCDVAIGALRGKNRAPVVVTETMIEQMKKGAVIVDVSIDRGGCFETSKITTHSKPTFTDSGVIHYCVPNIPSRYSRTASFSISNIFTPYLLEIAEEGGFEHAARFDKSLRNGMYFYHGILTNKTVADWFDLPYRDINLLFL comes from the coding sequence ATGAGCTCTATTTCTTCGCCTTTTACTAAAGAACAATTAATGCCACAGCCTGAAATGCTTGAAATAAAAAAGCAAAAAGGAGAACTTTTTATAGGCTTACCTAAAGAAACTCATTTTGAAGAAAAGCGAATTAGCTTAACCCCTGATGCTGTTTCTGCATTGGTTGCTCATGGGCACAGAATTGTTGTTGAAACTGGAGCTGGAGATGGTGCTAATTATTGTGATAAAGAATATTCAGATGCTGGAGCTAAAATTTCTTATGATATTAAAGAAGTTTTTGCTTGTAATATAGTTTTAAAAGTTGAGCCACCTTCTCTTGATGAAATTAAAATGCTTAATCCACAAGCTGTTCTTATTTCTGCTTTGCAATTAAAAACTCAAGATAAAAAATACTTTGAAGCATTAGCTAAAAAAAGAATTACTGCCATTGCTTTTGACTATATAAAAGATGATCATGGTGTATACCCTATTGTAAAATCACTTAGTGAAATCGCAGGAATTGCCTCTATGCATATTGCTGCAGAACTAATGACTACAGCTAATGGTGGAAATGGTTTATTATTAGGTAATATTGGTGGCGTTCCTCCAAGTGACGTAGTAATTATTGGTGCTGGTACTGTTGGTGAATTTGCTGCTAAATCTGCTATTGGATTGGGGGCTAGAGTTAAAGTTTTTGACAATTCTATAACTAAATTAAGAAAACTACAAAATTGCATTAATACTCCAATTTACACCTCTACTATTCAACCTAAAACATTAGCTAAAGCATTAATGCGATGTGATGTTGCTATAGGTGCTTTAAGAGGTAAAAATAGAGCGCCAGTAGTTGTTACTGAAACTATGATTGAACAAATGAAAAAAGGTGCTGTTATTGTTGATGTAAGTATAGACAGAGGTGGTTGTTTTGAAACTTCTAAAATTACTACACATAGTAAACCTACTTTTACAGATAGTGGTGTGATACATTATTGTGTTCCTAATATACCTTCAAGGTATTCTAGAACTGCTTCTTTTTCTATAAGTAACATTTTTACTCCTTACTTACTTGAAATTGCTGAAGAAGGTGGCTTTGAACATGCTGCTCGATTTGATAAAAGCTTACGAAATGGAATGTATTTTTACCACGGTATTTTAACAAACAAAACAGTTGCTGATTGGTTTGATTTACCATATAGAGATATTAACTTATTGTTTCTATAA
- a CDS encoding HD domain-containing protein → MKQLSILNKPQTNKLKILNDPIYGFISIPNTLIFDIIEHPFFQRLRRITQMGLSNLVYPGANHTRFHHAIGCMHLMQKAVLVLRTKNVEISEAEENALCIAILLHDIGHGAFSHALEHSIVNGISHEEISLKFMRELNEEFNGKLSLAIEVFEGRYHRKFLYQLISSQLDIDRLDYLKRDSFYTGVTEGNISSDRLIAMMNVIDDELVIEEKGIYSVEKFIIARRLMYWQVYLHKTGIVAESILVNVLKRAKELASNGVELFGSKALKHFLYNTISSNNFTKETLKIFSRLDDYDILSAIKEWINHDDFILSNLSKMIVNRELLKIKIQETPFTDKSIKETITIVNDRLNLNKEALNYFVFSNKISNQAYNTEKPIKIYTKKGKLKDIAKASDQLNVLALTKPVVKYYLCYPKILVQS, encoded by the coding sequence TTGAAGCAATTATCTATTTTGAATAAGCCACAAACAAATAAATTAAAAATATTAAATGATCCAATTTATGGATTTATATCTATACCTAACACGTTAATTTTTGACATTATTGAGCATCCTTTTTTTCAACGATTAAGGAGAATTACTCAAATGGGATTATCAAATTTGGTGTACCCAGGAGCAAATCATACTCGTTTTCATCATGCAATAGGATGCATGCATTTAATGCAAAAAGCAGTTCTTGTATTAAGAACAAAAAATGTTGAAATTTCTGAAGCAGAAGAGAATGCCTTATGTATAGCAATTTTGCTACATGATATTGGTCATGGAGCATTTTCTCATGCATTAGAGCACAGTATTGTTAATGGAATATCTCATGAAGAAATTTCATTAAAATTTATGAGAGAATTAAACGAAGAGTTTAATGGGAAATTAAGTTTGGCTATTGAAGTTTTTGAAGGGAGATATCATAGAAAGTTTTTATACCAATTAATATCAAGTCAGTTAGATATTGACAGGTTAGATTATTTAAAAAGAGATAGTTTTTACACAGGTGTTACTGAAGGAAATATTTCGTCTGATAGGTTAATAGCTATGATGAATGTAATTGATGATGAGCTAGTGATAGAAGAAAAAGGGATTTATTCTGTTGAAAAGTTTATTATTGCCAGACGCTTAATGTATTGGCAAGTATATTTACATAAAACAGGAATCGTTGCTGAAAGTATTTTAGTCAATGTATTAAAAAGAGCAAAAGAGTTAGCATCTAATGGAGTAGAATTGTTTGGAAGTAAAGCGTTAAAACATTTTCTTTATAATACAATATCAAGTAATAATTTTACTAAAGAAACTTTAAAAATATTTTCTAGATTAGATGATTATGATATTTTATCAGCTATTAAAGAATGGATAAATCATGACGATTTTATTTTATCAAATTTATCTAAAATGATTGTTAATAGAGAGTTACTCAAGATTAAAATTCAAGAAACTCCATTTACTGATAAGTCGATAAAAGAAACAATAACCATAGTAAATGATAGGCTTAACTTAAATAAAGAAGCACTTAATTACTTTGTGTTTTCTAATAAAATTTCAAATCAAGCATACAACACCGAAAAACCTATAAAAATATACACAAAAAAAGGGAAATTGAAAGATATTGCTAAAGCATCAGATCAATTAAATGTTTTAGCTTTAACCAAACCAGTGGTGAAATATTACCTTTGTTACCCTAAAATACTTGTTCAAAGTTAA
- the lpxD gene encoding UDP-3-O-(3-hydroxymyristoyl)glucosamine N-acyltransferase: MKFKAKQIAEILEGEIVGNPEAEVSKLSKIEEGESGSLTFLSNPKYNSYLYTTEASIAIVNKNFEPEKEISTTLIKVEDAYKAFSKLLEFYNEVKNNKEGRENPHSIADSAKIGAKEYIGAYSYIGENVSIGENVKIYPNSYIGDNVTIGDNCTLFSGVKVYSETQIGNNCKIHSGCVIGSDGFGFVPDENGEYKAVPQIGNVIIEDNVDIGSNSTIDRATLGSTIIRKGVKLDNQIQIAHNVEIGKHTVIASQTGVAGSTKIGEYCMIGGQVGIVGHITIGNKVRIQAQSGIGKSLKDGDVVQGTPAFNYSDYNKSYVHFKNLPNIATTIHKIEKELNTRQNKNE, encoded by the coding sequence ATGAAATTCAAAGCAAAACAAATAGCCGAAATTTTAGAAGGAGAGATTGTAGGTAATCCAGAAGCCGAAGTATCAAAGTTATCTAAAATTGAAGAAGGTGAATCAGGTTCATTAACCTTTTTATCAAATCCTAAATATAATTCATATTTATATACTACTGAAGCTAGTATAGCGATTGTAAATAAAAATTTTGAGCCTGAAAAAGAAATTAGCACAACTCTAATTAAGGTTGAAGATGCTTATAAAGCTTTCTCTAAATTATTAGAATTTTATAATGAAGTAAAAAATAATAAAGAAGGAAGAGAGAACCCTCATTCAATAGCTGATTCAGCAAAAATAGGTGCTAAAGAGTATATTGGAGCTTATAGTTATATAGGAGAAAATGTAAGCATAGGAGAAAATGTAAAAATCTACCCTAATTCTTATATAGGAGATAACGTTACTATAGGAGATAATTGTACATTATTTTCGGGTGTAAAAGTATATTCTGAAACCCAAATAGGAAATAATTGTAAAATTCATTCAGGTTGTGTAATTGGTTCTGATGGATTTGGTTTTGTACCAGATGAAAACGGTGAATATAAAGCTGTTCCTCAAATAGGAAATGTTATTATTGAAGATAATGTTGATATTGGTTCTAATTCAACAATTGATAGAGCTACTTTAGGTTCTACAATTATAAGAAAAGGTGTTAAATTGGATAATCAAATTCAAATAGCACATAATGTTGAAATAGGTAAACATACGGTTATTGCTTCTCAAACTGGTGTAGCTGGTTCTACTAAAATTGGAGAGTATTGTATGATTGGAGGACAAGTTGGAATTGTTGGACATATAACGATAGGCAATAAGGTTAGAATACAAGCACAATCTGGTATTGGAAAAAGTTTAAAAGATGGAGACGTAGTTCAAGGTACCCCAGCTTTTAATTATTCAGATTATAATAAATCTTACGTACATTTTAAAAATTTACCAAACATAGCAACTACTATTCATAAAATTGAAAAAGAGTTGAATACTCGACAAAACAAAAATGAGTAA